Proteins encoded in a region of the Cytobacillus pseudoceanisediminis genome:
- a CDS encoding PH domain-containing protein translates to MQVNIKEPQNMVSQNAIRVWIISEAIQNIIGFAVLGLLFYLDDRFSWKEWIGWILIILLAISIPAAIWSFISPYIRYKSWRYDVDEEYVQLKSGVWQEKHLLIPMTKIQSVETVQGPLMRKYGLYSVSMGTMGSSHVIPALPKEEAVSLRNKIAKLAKVKEEDE, encoded by the coding sequence ATGCAAGTAAATATAAAGGAACCTCAAAACATGGTATCACAGAACGCCATCCGGGTATGGATCATCAGTGAGGCGATCCAAAATATCATCGGATTTGCGGTTCTCGGTTTGTTGTTTTATCTGGATGATCGATTTTCTTGGAAAGAATGGATCGGGTGGATCCTGATCATTTTATTGGCTATATCGATACCAGCGGCAATTTGGTCTTTCATATCACCATACATTCGGTACAAAAGCTGGCGTTACGATGTGGATGAAGAATATGTCCAGCTGAAGTCAGGGGTGTGGCAGGAAAAGCATCTGCTGATCCCCATGACGAAAATACAATCGGTTGAAACTGTGCAAGGTCCCCTTATGAGGAAATACGGCCTATATTCTGTAAGCATGGGGACGATGGGGTCCTCTCATGTAATACCGGCATTGCCAAAAGAGGAGGCTGTCTCATTAAGAAATAAGATAGCCAAACTTGCCAAAGTAAAGGAAGAGGACGAATGA
- a CDS encoding sensor histidine kinase — protein sequence MNPIPIILKKNGMRMQKLERASQEAILSHFSKWKKKYPDASMFWVDEHGNLMEQLDVKGDLPANWTPAFTAKFIKERYGGDPFTVISFIGGDEKNGFIVLEIPRNLFLPPIVEVTEKYGLLLGAGLLLIITLFIIVSFLFFRGIRKRLLHLQEAMERRDMDNLPIGIDVQKNDEIGQLEQTFNEMILELKESKQREQEEEQLRRELIANLSHDLRTPLTKINAQTYSIAKEKLSPEGKQAVKALETSIVNIDRLIENLMSYTLLMASKHKQELTELDAVRFVRESMASWYPVFEKESFEVIIELEPFQEKWQADPVWLSRIFDNILQNVLRHAKDGLYLEVATESTDEYDEIIFIDHGKGLKNSSGEKGAGIGLSIIDLMVKGMKLDWEMESGDEGTAIRIRRIK from the coding sequence ATGAATCCGATCCCAATCATATTGAAGAAAAATGGCATGCGGATGCAAAAACTGGAGAGGGCATCACAGGAAGCCATTCTTAGTCATTTCTCCAAATGGAAAAAGAAATATCCTGATGCTTCGATGTTTTGGGTAGATGAACATGGAAACCTGATGGAACAGCTGGATGTGAAGGGGGATCTGCCTGCTAATTGGACTCCTGCCTTTACAGCGAAGTTTATTAAAGAACGGTATGGCGGAGACCCGTTTACAGTTATAAGTTTTATTGGCGGGGATGAAAAGAACGGTTTTATCGTTCTTGAAATACCGAGGAATTTATTTCTTCCACCGATAGTGGAGGTAACAGAGAAATATGGACTTCTCTTAGGAGCCGGTCTGCTTTTGATCATTACCCTGTTTATCATCGTCTCCTTTTTATTTTTCCGTGGGATCCGCAAAAGACTGCTTCATCTCCAGGAGGCGATGGAAAGACGGGATATGGATAATCTCCCGATTGGCATTGATGTGCAAAAGAATGATGAAATCGGCCAGCTGGAACAGACCTTTAATGAGATGATCTTAGAGCTCAAGGAAAGCAAGCAGCGCGAGCAGGAGGAAGAACAGCTGCGGAGGGAGCTGATCGCCAATCTGTCCCATGACCTGCGGACGCCTTTGACGAAAATCAATGCGCAAACATACTCGATTGCAAAGGAGAAGCTGTCTCCAGAAGGAAAACAGGCGGTCAAAGCGCTGGAAACCTCGATTGTTAATATTGATAGATTGATTGAGAACCTAATGAGCTACACGCTTTTGATGGCGAGCAAGCATAAGCAGGAGCTGACCGAGCTGGATGCTGTCCGGTTTGTTCGTGAAAGTATGGCATCATGGTATCCAGTTTTTGAGAAAGAAAGTTTTGAAGTGATCATCGAGTTAGAGCCATTTCAAGAGAAATGGCAGGCAGACCCGGTGTGGCTGAGCCGTATTTTTGATAACATCCTGCAAAATGTGCTGCGGCATGCGAAGGATGGGCTTTACCTTGAAGTGGCGACTGAATCCACCGATGAGTATGATGAGATTATTTTTATCGATCATGGGAAGGGGCTGAAAAACAGTTCCGGTGAAAAAGGAGCTGGAATTGGCTTATCCATTATCGATTTAATGGTAAAGGGGATGAAGCTGGATTGGGAGATGGAATCTGGTGATGAAGGTACAGCGATAAGAATCAGGAGAATCAAATGA
- a CDS encoding response regulator transcription factor codes for MVRILYIEDESDIGSWLKNDLEERGYEVIWLQSGEGMENYLSDADIAILDVMLPGLDGFSIGKRIKKVKNDMPVLMLSARTAVEDKLEGLSFADDYLTKPFQPDELAARIEVLLRRFQKNDQVLELHHLQVHTKDLRIINRDTDNEIQLTGKQYQLFQHFIRHLNQILTKEQLYEGVWGEQYMEGDKTLMVHIRYLREKLEKNPSRPEIIETIRGIGYRVKI; via the coding sequence ATGGTTCGAATTTTATACATAGAAGACGAAAGCGATATTGGCAGCTGGCTGAAAAATGATTTAGAGGAAAGAGGATATGAGGTGATCTGGCTGCAGTCTGGAGAAGGTATGGAAAATTATCTTTCTGATGCCGATATTGCCATTTTGGATGTGATGCTTCCGGGGCTTGACGGGTTTTCAATCGGGAAGCGGATTAAGAAAGTAAAGAATGACATGCCAGTACTTATGCTATCGGCAAGGACGGCGGTGGAGGATAAGCTGGAGGGCCTGAGCTTTGCTGATGATTATCTGACAAAGCCTTTCCAGCCGGATGAGCTTGCTGCGAGGATTGAAGTGCTGTTAAGGCGATTTCAAAAGAATGATCAGGTGCTGGAGCTTCACCACTTACAGGTACATACAAAGGATTTGCGGATTATCAATCGGGATACAGACAATGAAATTCAATTGACAGGCAAGCAGTATCAGCTGTTTCAGCACTTCATTCGCCATCTGAATCAGATACTAACAAAAGAGCAGCTTTATGAAGGCGTTTGGGGAGAACAATATATGGAGGGCGACAAAACCCTGATGGTTCATATTCGCTATCTTCGTGAAAAACTCGAGAAGAACCCTTCCCGTCCTGAGATTATTGAGACTATCCGCGGAATCGGCTACAGGGTGAAGATATGA
- a CDS encoding ABC transporter permease, whose product MFVMCKREFISLFKGIKSIIMIAILFAVSYYAAKFSSVLSSGVELTAGEAEDIHTIGLLSVILLLGQLFVFGLSHDTINREIHERTMRFLVTRASRSTILFGKFLGIWLFWLFCIVVSFLLISIYSKKFDLFIFSQTMSLVTYQTALAVLLSVLIPRPGYTMFLGNILGLVLPAFGFWAALSPNGWVNWMKYFIPFYYLERDDFTFLVILGLAGIMLLAANTVFRRREC is encoded by the coding sequence ATGTTTGTGATGTGCAAGAGAGAGTTTATAAGTCTTTTTAAAGGAATTAAATCCATTATTATGATTGCCATATTATTTGCAGTATCGTATTATGCAGCGAAGTTTTCCAGTGTACTATCATCTGGGGTGGAACTGACGGCAGGTGAGGCTGAGGATATCCACACGATCGGTCTTTTAAGTGTCATTTTGCTGCTTGGACAATTATTTGTGTTCGGTTTGTCCCACGACACAATAAACAGAGAAATCCATGAGCGTACAATGAGGTTTCTGGTGACAAGGGCATCACGCTCTACTATATTATTCGGTAAATTCCTTGGAATATGGTTATTCTGGCTGTTCTGCATTGTGGTGTCTTTTTTGCTGATCAGTATCTATTCCAAGAAGTTTGATCTGTTTATTTTTTCTCAGACGATGAGTCTGGTGACTTACCAGACAGCTTTAGCTGTCCTATTATCCGTGCTTATCCCCAGACCTGGATATACCATGTTTTTAGGCAATATTCTGGGGCTGGTGCTTCCTGCTTTTGGATTTTGGGCAGCTTTGTCTCCAAATGGCTGGGTAAACTGGATGAAATACTTTATTCCTTTTTACTATTTGGAGCGGGACGATTTTACTTTTTTAGTCATACTGGGATTGGCAGGTATTATGCTGCTGGCTGCAAATACTGTTTTTAGAAGGAGGGAATGCTGA
- a CDS encoding response regulator transcription factor, giving the protein MQDSRLLLVDDEQAILHMLCTILQREQFRNIDTASTAAQALERCRSYTYDLILLDVMLPDRSGFDICPLIRETTDAPIFFLTARSTDLDKLSGFALGADDYITKPFNPLEVAARIKAHLRRHKGSQPVPVQTIYDFGRIKINTSAGEVTVSGKRIDLPAQVYQLLLFLSKHPNQLFSKSQLYEHVWGEEGFGEDNTVMVHIRKLREKIESNPSSPFHIITVRGLGYKFVPEGSIHEHP; this is encoded by the coding sequence ATGCAAGATTCAAGATTACTGCTTGTTGATGACGAACAAGCCATTTTGCACATGCTATGCACGATTTTGCAGCGTGAACAATTCAGAAATATCGATACAGCCTCTACTGCTGCACAAGCATTAGAGCGCTGCAGGTCCTATACCTATGATCTTATTCTATTGGATGTGATGCTCCCTGATCGCAGCGGTTTTGATATTTGCCCTTTAATAAGGGAAACGACTGATGCTCCCATCTTCTTTCTTACTGCACGATCCACCGACCTTGATAAACTTTCAGGATTTGCCTTAGGAGCAGATGATTATATTACCAAGCCCTTTAATCCGCTTGAAGTGGCTGCGCGAATTAAAGCACACTTGCGCCGACATAAAGGAAGTCAGCCTGTTCCCGTACAGACAATCTATGATTTTGGCAGAATTAAGATCAATACTTCAGCAGGGGAAGTTACTGTTTCTGGAAAAAGGATAGACCTGCCAGCGCAAGTCTACCAGCTTCTCCTATTCTTAAGCAAACATCCCAATCAGCTTTTCAGCAAAAGCCAGCTATATGAGCATGTATGGGGAGAAGAAGGATTCGGTGAGGATAACACGGTCATGGTGCACATCCGAAAGCTCCGGGAGAAAATTGAAAGCAATCCAAGCAGCCCCTTCCACATTATTACAGTAAGGGGACTTGGCTATAAATTTGTTCCGGAAGGCAGTATTCATGAACATCCATAG
- a CDS encoding serine hydrolase: protein MKMMWVITGIVLILAAAALALFMYLKGKSSGDPESVIGYVQEHRHTDSMALVIRHNDEEWVNINEDVPLPLASAVKIMVAIEYARQAAEGEIDPQEKVDLKTLETYYVPNTDGGAHQAWINGLSEKEEGVPLSEVANGMIAYSSNANTDYLLNVLGVEKVNRLADDLKLASHEKMYPIVSALFIPMELMEGKGFTKEEALKELKGMSLEEYRNRAIDIHQKWESHPPLEKGKKEILKVLDMDFQRVWSDRLPRASAGDYAELMSLLNSKSYFSKEVHSYLDPVMEQLLKNPRNREWLQHAGQKGGSTAFVFTISMYATDKEGNRTEMAFLANDLSNTEFKELSRNMNSFQLQFLTNSEFRNYVKEKLN from the coding sequence TTGAAGATGATGTGGGTAATCACTGGAATAGTTCTTATTTTGGCAGCAGCAGCTTTGGCCTTATTCATGTATCTAAAGGGGAAAAGCAGCGGTGATCCTGAGTCAGTCATCGGGTATGTGCAGGAACACAGGCACACAGACAGTATGGCTTTGGTTATTCGGCATAATGATGAGGAGTGGGTTAATATTAATGAGGATGTGCCCCTTCCTTTAGCCAGCGCGGTTAAAATTATGGTGGCAATTGAATATGCGCGTCAGGCGGCGGAGGGAGAAATTGACCCCCAGGAAAAAGTCGATTTAAAGACTTTGGAAACGTACTATGTTCCTAATACAGATGGCGGAGCCCACCAGGCGTGGATTAATGGTCTTTCAGAAAAGGAGGAGGGTGTTCCTCTAAGCGAAGTAGCAAATGGGATGATCGCTTACAGTTCGAATGCAAACACCGATTACCTGCTGAATGTCCTGGGAGTTGAAAAGGTGAATAGACTTGCTGATGATTTGAAGCTCGCCAGTCATGAAAAGATGTATCCGATTGTCAGTGCCCTTTTTATCCCAATGGAGCTGATGGAGGGAAAGGGATTCACAAAAGAAGAGGCGCTTAAGGAATTGAAGGGCATGAGTCTTGAGGAGTATCGAAACAGAGCTATAGACATCCATCAGAAATGGGAAAGCCATCCGCCACTCGAAAAGGGTAAGAAGGAAATATTAAAGGTTCTCGATATGGATTTTCAAAGAGTATGGTCCGACAGGCTTCCGCGTGCTTCTGCTGGTGATTATGCAGAGCTTATGAGTCTATTAAACAGTAAAAGCTATTTTTCCAAGGAAGTCCATTCTTATCTGGACCCAGTTATGGAGCAGCTGCTGAAAAATCCCCGCAATCGGGAGTGGCTTCAGCATGCAGGGCAAAAGGGAGGATCAACAGCCTTTGTTTTTACCATCAGCATGTATGCAACCGATAAAGAGGGCAATCGTACAGAAATGGCTTTCCTTGCAAATGATCTGAGCAATACGGAGTTTAAGGAGCTTTCAAGGAATATGAACAGTTTTCAGCTTCAATTTCTGACAAACAGCGAATTCCGGAACTATGTAAAGGAGAAGCTGAATTAA
- a CDS encoding sensor histidine kinase: MNIHRRFIFQFFVQLITVFVLFFIILISFWAFLGFSMMDFESKQDLSKAEDYFVSDHVSFKDGKAFFKEELKSLAKEQNGWLLAINETGDVLGTFNMPDKAPKKLKKSEIAAITYGESSEAHYTYWKIGTKPHFVLFGKAKAETKLLNQISRRVDWKQQKLNLSENAEDEISRRNAWVQLIAPEGNVLDEYGAKNQPNKYSVRKLFAEQDTEGSTPAVYFDQNTESAILLGIPADNKASTLEKSLFESLNRSLIIIFVMAFLLLLGGTLWYARKFGVPLLTLMKWIQNLGSGLYQEPADVHGNPVTLSRKGKLKRKFRIYKELITTLTQLTETLQQNEKQQRMMANTREEWISGLSHDLKTPLSSISGYAQMLASNDYTWSEKETKEFALIMAEKSDYMMDLLEDLTLTYRLKNNALPIAKMRTDLNEFIRRIIIHYINDPVYQDRTFHFTPHPESITASIDPKWFQRILDNIIANAIKYNPPGTAISVSLSSIEEHLIVINIKDDGIGMDSVTLGKLFSRYYRGTHTGETGSGSGLGMAITKQLVHLHGGTINVQSEPQNGTLIRIMLPVN; the protein is encoded by the coding sequence ATGAACATCCATAGACGATTCATCTTTCAATTTTTTGTCCAATTAATTACCGTTTTTGTGCTCTTTTTTATCATTCTGATTTCTTTTTGGGCTTTTCTTGGTTTTTCAATGATGGATTTCGAATCCAAACAGGATCTCTCCAAAGCTGAAGATTATTTTGTATCTGACCATGTTAGCTTTAAAGACGGGAAGGCCTTTTTTAAAGAGGAATTGAAAAGCCTGGCAAAGGAACAGAATGGATGGCTCCTTGCCATTAATGAAACCGGGGATGTTCTGGGCACTTTCAATATGCCGGATAAAGCTCCTAAAAAGTTAAAGAAAAGTGAAATCGCCGCCATTACTTATGGGGAAAGCAGTGAAGCCCATTATACATATTGGAAGATCGGCACTAAACCGCATTTTGTCCTTTTTGGAAAAGCCAAGGCTGAGACTAAACTTCTGAATCAAATATCCCGGCGTGTGGATTGGAAACAACAGAAGCTGAACCTTTCTGAAAACGCAGAGGACGAAATATCCAGGAGAAATGCCTGGGTCCAGCTTATTGCTCCTGAAGGCAATGTATTGGATGAGTATGGAGCCAAAAATCAGCCGAACAAATACTCAGTCAGAAAGCTATTCGCAGAGCAGGATACGGAAGGCAGCACACCAGCAGTATACTTTGACCAAAACACAGAAAGTGCCATCCTGTTAGGGATTCCTGCTGACAATAAGGCATCCACTCTGGAAAAAAGTTTATTTGAAAGCCTAAATAGAAGTCTCATTATCATTTTTGTCATGGCATTTCTGCTGCTTCTGGGCGGAACTCTCTGGTATGCACGCAAATTCGGTGTACCTCTGCTGACATTAATGAAATGGATTCAAAACCTGGGGAGCGGGCTGTATCAGGAGCCGGCAGATGTCCATGGCAATCCGGTAACACTCAGCAGAAAAGGAAAATTGAAAAGAAAGTTCCGTATTTATAAAGAATTGATTACAACCTTAACACAGCTTACCGAAACTCTTCAGCAAAATGAGAAGCAGCAGCGGATGATGGCCAATACTAGAGAAGAATGGATCAGCGGTCTTTCCCATGATTTAAAAACTCCGCTATCCTCTATTTCCGGATATGCTCAAATGCTTGCCTCCAATGATTACACATGGTCCGAAAAGGAAACAAAGGAGTTCGCCCTCATTATGGCTGAAAAATCGGATTACATGATGGACCTGCTGGAGGACTTAACTTTAACTTACCGTCTCAAGAACAATGCTCTCCCAATTGCCAAAATGCGGACCGACTTAAACGAATTCATTCGCCGAATCATCATTCATTACATTAATGATCCAGTCTATCAGGACAGAACATTCCATTTCACTCCGCACCCTGAATCCATTACGGCTTCCATTGACCCCAAATGGTTTCAGCGGATTTTGGATAATATCATAGCCAACGCGATTAAATATAACCCGCCAGGCACAGCCATTTCCGTTAGCCTCTCTTCCATAGAAGAACATCTGATTGTCATTAACATTAAGGATGATGGCATCGGCATGGACAGCGTCACACTCGGAAAGCTCTTCAGCCGCTACTATAGAGGAACCCATACAGGAGAAACAGGAAGCGGATCGGGACTGGGCATGGCCATCACCAAACAGCTTGTCCACCTCCATGGAGGTACCATCAATGTTCAAAGCGAGCCGCAAAACGGCACCCTCATCCGGATTATGCTGCCAGTCAATTAA
- a CDS encoding PH domain-containing protein, translated as MKQARRYHPLLILFGLIQLLRNSAFIALFLFVMKAGSQSFLIVWGRKLFLPFIALAALYVLIDWLSNKYEVDDAYIHLSKGIFVRSKRTVPFTKVQNIQRHASLLHRLFGFTSLTFETGMDGSESAVEFKVISLKEANWLEEMVSAKTEAEMPEESVKTLHFSPGKKDLIKAAFTSLSFFVLLSLIASIYTKVSDFIDLEERGMGFLKGFLDSWQVQAAAIIFFLIISVLAGFLRTYIKYGKYEIFSDETRIYIRKGFLEETSFSISKDRVQAIEIKQNMMKRLTGVAEVKLVTAGDVAEGDEKEGVNSLFPFLPVDRACKIAEEILPAYEILQKMHPLPKNALWASLLKPSLLWILSTAALVYFKPEFLGIEETWLAGSILLFSLIVFVRIAGYTNARYLINGPFIQFKTGIVGTRLFISKRSKVIEAEVTATRWQKLFGLASIQTVNRGKPVQYASVENVPADVASSFYSWYKSRREEVQIK; from the coding sequence ATGAAGCAAGCTAGAAGATATCATCCGCTTCTTATATTGTTTGGACTCATTCAATTACTAAGAAATTCAGCCTTTATTGCCCTCTTTTTATTTGTGATGAAAGCCGGCTCCCAATCCTTTCTGATTGTATGGGGACGGAAGCTTTTCCTTCCTTTTATTGCCTTGGCTGCTTTGTATGTTCTCATAGATTGGCTATCAAATAAGTATGAAGTGGACGATGCTTATATCCATTTATCCAAGGGAATCTTTGTCCGCTCCAAGAGAACTGTACCATTTACTAAAGTCCAAAATATCCAGAGACATGCGTCTCTGCTTCACCGGCTATTTGGATTCACATCCCTTACCTTTGAAACAGGAATGGATGGAAGTGAGTCTGCGGTGGAGTTTAAGGTAATTTCCTTAAAAGAAGCGAACTGGCTGGAAGAGATGGTTTCAGCGAAAACGGAAGCGGAAATGCCGGAAGAGAGTGTAAAAACACTGCATTTTTCTCCCGGAAAGAAAGATCTTATAAAAGCGGCCTTTACATCGCTAAGCTTTTTTGTACTGCTGTCTTTAATAGCTTCTATTTATACAAAAGTATCTGACTTTATTGATCTGGAAGAAAGAGGGATGGGCTTTTTGAAGGGGTTCCTTGACTCCTGGCAGGTGCAGGCTGCTGCAATCATCTTTTTTCTGATTATATCAGTATTGGCAGGTTTCTTGCGGACCTATATCAAGTATGGGAAATATGAAATATTCTCTGACGAAACCCGCATTTATATCCGCAAGGGATTCTTAGAAGAGACCTCCTTTTCTATTTCAAAAGATCGAGTCCAGGCAATAGAGATCAAGCAGAATATGATGAAACGTTTGACCGGGGTAGCTGAAGTGAAATTGGTGACAGCAGGTGATGTTGCCGAAGGAGATGAAAAGGAAGGCGTAAATTCACTATTTCCTTTTCTGCCAGTTGATCGGGCCTGCAAGATAGCGGAGGAGATATTGCCGGCATATGAAATTTTACAGAAGATGCATCCGCTTCCGAAAAATGCCCTATGGGCAAGCTTATTAAAGCCAAGCTTGTTATGGATTTTATCAACAGCTGCCCTGGTTTATTTCAAGCCTGAATTTCTGGGTATTGAAGAAACCTGGCTGGCAGGTTCTATCCTGCTCTTTTCCTTAATTGTCTTTGTACGAATCGCTGGGTATACAAATGCCCGTTATTTGATCAATGGCCCTTTTATTCAATTCAAAACCGGCATTGTTGGCACGAGGTTATTTATCTCTAAAAGAAGCAAGGTTATTGAGGCAGAAGTAACGGCAACACGATGGCAAAAGCTGTTTGGGCTTGCCTCCATACAGACAGTGAATCGAGGTAAGCCTGTTCAGTATGCCAGTGTGGAGAATGTGCCAGCCGATGTGGCTTCATCTTTCTATTCCTGGTATAAGAGCCGCAGGGAGGAAGTTCAAATTAAATAG
- a CDS encoding ABC transporter ATP-binding protein — translation MNAIEAKQLSKAYGAHQVVMGMDLTVRKGEIFGFLGRNGAGKSTFINMLTGIISSSSGTYSLLGVEGPDSKVMKRVGVMPDYSSLYGSWTALDHLRFFSELSGARASKEKCLEVLRSVDLLLHANKKAGKLSFGMKKKLGIAQAIIHDPELIFLDEPTSGMDAESVILIHRLIKELQKQGKTVFMTSHNLDEVEKICSRIAIMRDGVIDKIGTMEELRAFYRSTITVKIKHSTVPKQEQAKLKQWLESAGSLLEHGDAYTVITISDENKIAEIIRAFTQCKADVLRVEVEEPSLEEIFLNE, via the coding sequence ATGAATGCCATCGAAGCGAAACAGCTTTCAAAAGCCTATGGTGCCCATCAGGTGGTCATGGGAATGGATTTAACCGTAAGGAAAGGCGAGATATTTGGGTTTCTCGGACGTAACGGTGCAGGTAAATCCACCTTTATTAATATGCTGACAGGCATCATTTCCTCCAGCAGCGGAACATACTCACTTCTTGGGGTTGAGGGTCCTGATAGCAAGGTGATGAAAAGAGTGGGGGTTATGCCGGATTATTCATCTCTCTATGGGTCATGGACCGCTCTGGATCATTTGCGCTTTTTCTCAGAGCTATCGGGCGCCAGGGCTTCAAAAGAGAAATGTCTGGAGGTTCTGAGAAGTGTTGATCTTTTATTACATGCCAATAAGAAAGCAGGCAAGCTCTCCTTTGGCATGAAAAAGAAACTGGGGATTGCTCAGGCTATTATTCATGATCCGGAACTGATATTTCTTGACGAGCCTACATCAGGCATGGATGCGGAATCTGTTATTCTCATTCACCGTCTCATTAAAGAACTTCAAAAACAGGGGAAGACGGTTTTTATGACTTCGCATAATCTGGATGAAGTGGAGAAGATTTGCTCAAGGATTGCCATTATGCGGGATGGAGTCATTGATAAGATTGGAACGATGGAAGAGCTGCGGGCCTTTTACCGGTCAACCATAACAGTCAAAATAAAACATTCCACCGTGCCAAAGCAGGAACAAGCTAAGCTGAAGCAATGGCTTGAGTCAGCTGGCAGCCTGCTTGAACACGGGGATGCTTATACAGTGATCACAATCAGCGATGAGAATAAGATTGCTGAAATAATAAGGGCTTTCACACAATGCAAGGCGGATGTTCTGCGGGTGGAAGTTGAAGAGCCATCGCTCGAAGAAATCTTTTTAAATGAATAA